GCTGCGGATCCGGGCTCAGGTGCGCGGGATCTGGTGCTGGAAGGAGAGGGACGACACACGAGGGTTGCGGCGGGCGTGGCCACGCAAGGAGATGCTGCGGGCGCGTCGAGGGTGCGAGGGGGCAGCCAAGTGTCGGGTGGCCTGGATCTGCCAGGTCGTCCATGGCTGGCGGCCCTGGAGGGGCACTGCTGGTGGTGACCGGCTACCGCTTGTTGGAGCAAGGAGGCTCTGGCCGCGGTCGGATACGGGATGCAGGACCCGATTTGGTCTCTGCAGGCCTGTCGTTGGGGAGGCTAGCTGGTAGCCCTGCACAGCAATGGCGTGCTCGCTGTGTGGGGGTGCGCGGTCCAATGGAGGTACGGGTCGACCTCGGCCTACTGCGCGGGAGAGTGGCTGCTCCGGGTGAAAGCCTGGCCGGTGCTGACCGGCCGGCGACGACGGCGCCCGTGGGCTTCGctatcctccttggaggcgtcgtcgaGGATCTCCAAGCCATTACTCTCGGATCAAGTCCTTCGGGTGAAAACCCAGATCCTACTGCAGGGTCGGGCGGTGGCGTCGTCTTCAACGTCGTTCCCCTCTTTAGGGCGCCGTCTTAAAGACTTTGATCCCTTTGGTGCTTCCTACAACTGAACGTGCACGGTGACTTCTGTGGCAACGATGACGGCGGTGAGCAATGTCGAAGGCGTGGCCTTGGTCATGGTAGTCGGCTCTTCTTCTCCGACGTGTCCGTGGGAGTGCCTCGACTGCCTATTCCTGTGAAGTCGAAGCCGCGGTAGAGGGCCGGTGGTATACGATGACGCGTGACAGATGGTTTGTTCGGTGATCCTCCGTGACGCCAACCTTGCCTAGTTTCCTTTGTAGTTCATCGTTCGTGTCAGAGTTGCGTTGTCTAGGTTGGATTGTATGGAGTATTGTGTTGCAGATATTAGGgctgttgttttttctttttcttttgatcttTGGATCTTTTGGTCCTAGGACCTTCATCATCTTGTTGTTTTTTATTACTTCCTGCTATTATCAATGAATGCCAGCGATGCTAGATCTTTAAAAAAAATGCTTTCCAAAAAGCGCTGCAGATGTATGTCTTTGCATTGTGCTTCTCTATAAAAGAAGCCGTAACTTCGACCATGAGCACTCGGAGCTGCCATGAAAAGATACACACGGCTATTCAAAGTTTCTCTAAGAAGCAGAGCACCAcatcatgattttttttttgagataAAAAAAAGCGCATTAAAAACACAAGCAAAAAAGGGCTGTAAAAAGCTAAATAGTATTAAACAATTATCATTAATTCTTCAAAACCTTCAACCATCATACTTTGAAAGCTCTCTTCTCCTATCTGATCTACGACAAAATCCCTTAGGTTGATGACAGCTAGAGCATTGATTTGACATTTCAAGATTTTGGTACGTTGAGAAACAACTGAAGAAAACACATGGTTAGAATGCCATCATGTAAGACAcacaaaaactaaaaaaaatcaaTCATACTGGAAACACACAAAAAAAACTAACTTACAATATTCCCCTCCTAAACCCTGTCTAGGTTTTTGTCCACTTTTCCTCGTCCAAGCTTGTTTGACAAGTAAAGTGTCTGTAAGGCCTTTGTCCAGGAATAGAANNNNNNNNNNNNNNNNNNNNNNNNNNNNNNNNNNNNNNNNNNNNNNNNNNNNNNNNNNNNNNNNNNNNNNNNNNNNNNNNNNNNNNNNNNNNNNNNNNNNNNNNNNNNNNNNNNNNNNNNNNNNNNNNNNNNNNNNNNNNNNNNNNNNNNNNNNNNNNNNNNNNNNNNNNNNNNNNNNNNNNNNNNNNNNNNNNNNNNNNNNNNNNNNNNNNNNNNNNNNNNNNNNNNNNNNNNNNNNNNNNNNNNNNNNNNNNNNNNNNNNNNNNNNNNNNNNNNNNNNNNNNNNNNNNNNNNNNNNNNNNNNNNNNNNNNNNNNNNNNNNNNNNNNNNNNNNNNNNNNNNNNNNNNNNNNNNNNNNNNNNNNNNNNNNNNNNNNNNNNNNNNNNNNNNNNNNNNNNNNNNNNNNNNNNNNNNNNNNNNNNNNNNNNNNNNNNNAGGGGGAGgggtgacaaacaagcaaacaaccAGACCTGGGGAATCAAACCCATTACGCGTCGCGTAAGGAGCGACCGATGGCATTGTCCACGTCCGCAAGCTACGAGACAAGGGAGTTTTTTTAGAGAAAGACAAGGGAGTTGAGTCCATGTTGGCAAGGCTCATTTGCTTCGTCGCGAAGAAAGGCGAAACCTAAGTCGTCCCCTCCACCCGATGCCTCCGTTTgtctcgcttctctctctctctctctctctcgccttcggcggcggtgccctccttccctccctccctccccgacGACGGTGCTCTTTGATGTTGTCGATCCCCTTTCGTCTATCTCCCTCTTTCCCGATTTAGATCGACGAAGCCGGGCATGTCCAGTCCACCCTTTTCTCGACCAGCCCCGGTGTCGGCGCCCAGCGACCATGTCAACAGGAGGAAGGAACCTATCGTTGTAAGGAAGGGgccacaaagtagatgacgtcatgTTAGATGTAAGGTATTATtttacatctagatgtgacataatcGGATCCTTTCTGTTAGCTTTGATAAACCGTGTCGCGAGCTGCATCTTATAGTAAAAGAtgaacagtttgtctaattcacatctagatattttttaaggatgtcacatctaacctcccacaagtatataatgcatcaacaagaaacaaaaaaaactagaacaaaaaaaatagaccacaaacagagtgaaaatcagcttagatgtgacataatgtcacatctagatgtgtcctagacagacccaaaGATGAAATtcgttctttcttttttctttctagatAATAGAGACCCACTTGTCTACAATCAATAGTACCATCGAAAATTATTAGCAACTATACCAACTATCCATTTCCGTAAGAACGATTTTAATTCGGCCACTATAAAATCACTTCGATTGTCTACATCAATACCGGATGACACCTAACTCTTCACTTATGCAGCTACTGCATCATCACCATGATCAGAAACATATCTAGTTTCCTCACTGCGGCTACTTCGGCTAGTCCAAATCAGACGCAGggcgctgatgaggaagctgcatgcTGGAGATATCCTCTCGCGGAAGATGACCCAGAGAACCTTCTCCCTCGGTGTGGCCTGCGTCCCCAAGCTTCGCGTCACTCTCGAGCAATGGCAAGGTACACTTCCTGTTCTTCCTGAAGACGAGGTAGAGGATCGCGGCGATGTATATCAGCATGCCGAGGAACCCAAATATACCGGAGAACACTTGGGAGACGGTGGATAGTCCACTGTGAAGAAGCAGCCTGACGAAGCTCGTTATCAGGAAGTAGATGTTGATGACCATGATGAAGGAGCCGATCGCCCATGTGAGCACGGAGATCTGCACCGGAATGGAAATTGGACGCGCTATTATATGAGTATAATTGGATTGCTGCAGCATCATTGTGTATATCCAAATTATGCGATGAACGACTTACGAATCTTGAATTTGTGTGTGGCCCCATCTTTGTTTTGCTGCTGGTGAATTTAAGGAGTGGTACTAGAGCAAAAGGAAGTTCAAATGACAGAATCATCTGCATACAGCAGTAGGGGATTAGTTAGAAGTAGACTTAGGAAATGAACAGTGTGACTGCATGTGCAGTGCACCGAAGCAAAGATCATCAGCAATGTGATGTTAAGAACAGAGTTGCAGTGATTACCGAAGCAATGATAATCAACTTCCCAGCTGCTGAGGAACCGCCAATTAGTGACACAATCAGACTAGGCACAATTGCCAGGGACCTAGTTAGAAGGTTCCGTAACCAGGGCGTCATCCGAAGATCCAGAAACCCCTGGAGTAAGAAAAGAGTAAAGGTCAACCACTACTAGATGACAATTCATATATTTTGCCCAAAGCTTACTACCATCTCTACACATTTTACAATCCAGTTTAGCTTGATTAAGCCTGCAATCAATGGTAGATACACCATGTTTTCGAACTTTCCTGCTCATTTTATTCACAATTTATTTAAACAAGAAAAGATGGAACATCAATACGAGAATACATTCAAAACATAATTTTGTTATTCTAATAATTACTTTCAACATCAAACCTACATAAAGCTAAATATGATACTAAATGTCGTTAACAATCGCACAACATGGTCGGAGCCTTCATGAATTAGAACAAGATATGGTGTGCCAATAAGCTTTGCAGATTGCAACATATGGCTAACAATGAAGAATAGTAATAGAAGTGACACAAAACCTGCATGACATATTGTCCTGCATAAGTTCCTGTAATCGTAGAACTCTGGCCAGATGCCAATAAGGCAATAGCGAACACCTTTGAGCTCCAATTTCCGAGGACATTCTACAACAATAGGCAAAAGGCGATATGGGATCAGAATGTATACTGCAATATGGAATGTCTATTTGGGAGCCCTTAATGCATGAGTACCACTTCAACAAAAAATTAGTAAAAGCCAAATCCTCAAAGTAAGAGATAACTTTTTTCATCAGAAAGCGTTTCATATTTATCAAAATAAGAAAAATACGGAGGTTTGCGTAAGACCTTTGCAAACGCCCAGCTTAGCACATGACGTATACAGCAACGTCTTTCAACAAATGTCCAGCTGATTAGCAGAGAACTTCTGCCGAAACCATAGTACTCCATCCGCCTTGATTAACTTGTCACaggaatggataaaaatggatgtatctataactaaaatacatctagatacatccatttccgtgacaagtaattccagacggagggagtatgtagcaCAAAATGAACAACATAGTCTACATCGCCAGCTAATAAAACAATACAAACACCACAAGTGTCTGACCAACCTTTAACAAGAATGAAGCTTTGTTAAGATCTAGATCATTGCAATTCATCCGGTCTTCAGGGTTCAAATTATCTGCACTGCAAACTGCACCACTAACAGATATGATAGAGATGTTGATCAGAAATGCTACTGTGAGGGCAAATGCACTTTCAATCATATAGAATCTACAGGCCTCCTGCAAGAAAGTGGAAACATATGTATGTCAACTTCATGCTTGTACTTCTGAAATTAGTAACGCAGATATGCTCAGAAGTCGGAACACATAAATTGTTTAGTCTCAATTTAGTAGAGCACATCAGCAAGGGTAAACAAATTAGGTGTACACAATCAGGTATCAAATTAAGAGTATATTAACACAGATAGAAAAACTCAGTTATACATCAAATATCAGATAATATTCATTAGGTTAAGTTAAGATAGATTACTTTGATCCCATGAACTGATCGTGGTACTTTTCTTGACAGTACCAATGCTGAGTGGAGAAAAAGATTGTGCCTGCATTTTTTTTATCAAAACATGAAAAAGGTCCGATGTTACAAATGATAGAAATATTTGAGGGAACATGGTGGATGTGAAGCTTACGGCATCACCATAGCACCAAGTAGTGAGATAGCAAGACCTGTAGCTCCATCTCCTTTAATTTCAGGAACAAAAAGGCCTCGCACAACTTCTGAAGAATTTGGTTTAGAATACCCAAGTTCAACTAAGAAGCAAGTTGCTATCAAGAATACCAAAAATGCTATCAGAAATTCCAGTTTAcggacctgcacaaagcaaatcaaTATGCAACATGAGCAACAAGAGAGATATAGAGAGTGCTTGTGCTGGTGAACTAATACAATACTGATGATCTGCTAATGTATGCTAACTGCTAGAAAAGCACATTTAAATACTGGTTTGTTTTGTTATATAACAAATGAAAACAAACACATCGCCCCTTCCAAGAAAATAAATTATGTCTGGAATCAAAACTAAACCTCATAGAAAAATACTTGCTGGTGAAGATAAACAGGACATGTTCTTACCCCATATTGTTGCAGGAACAGGAGCATCAGAGTGCTGAGCCCAGTTATGAGAACACCACACCATATCGGAATTTTGAAGAGCATGTTCAAAGCAAAAGCGGTTCCAATTACTGAAACGAATAAGCAACCACCAAAGCTGGTTAGATATAATTACAACTTTAACTGACAGTTCCCCCATCACAAAATGCTATTTTAAATTTGGAGTTGCTTTATAGTACTATGACATCATCTGCAAATAAGACGAAAAGGCTGAACTACTGAATCCAGGTAGCTCTGTAGTTCAGTTAGAATGCAACGTTTGCACGTTTTAATACCTTCAGGAATGTCGCACGCAACTACAGCCAGTTCTGCAAGAATCCATAAGATGAAATTTGTGACCTTGGGATATTCATCCCTGCAGTGCTCAGCAAGATGCTTCCCTGTCATGCAGCGGAAGTTTAAAAAAATATTGGCAACATACGCTCAACGAAACAAGGATAAGTGCTAGTGCTGCATGTCTCGTAATACTGACCAGTCACAACCCCAAGGCTGGCTGCAAGTGATTGAATTACAAGTGCAGCACATGACGCGATAAGTATGAtccaaagaagctgccaagaaaacgAGACGGTCATGCTTAATGGTAGATATAATCATCAGATAGCTGAATGGCAGATGAAGGAAGTACAGTCCATAGAGTTCCCAACTTTAAAGGAAAGATAGGATGGACAGTACCCAAAAATATGCTAGAGACAAAGGAAAAAAGGACACACCTCATATTTGTATTGTGCTCCAGCCTGTAGGTCGGTCTCAACTGCAATATGGACAAAATTTATTTTCATGAGCTGAAAGCGATAGCGAATGAATAGACGGAACAAAATGAACACCAAATCCAGCTAATCTTACAATTGCCAGGATCGATATACGCGATAGAGACGAGAAAGCCGGGCCCTATGTATGAAAATAAGTTCTTCCAGCTATTTTTCTGCAACAGCACAAATCAACCAGTAGTTGGTTAGTTTTCCTCATCTGTATCAACTGTCCAGAAATAAATTCAGCAAACAAACTGATTTGGCACATAAGGTCAAGAAACTGCAAATTCTTTACACGTCAgtacatcagatgcacatgaaagaACAATCTTGTAGGAGGAAAGAGTGGGCCTAAGCCTAACTGGTAACCCTTGAAATTAGCTGCATGCCATGGTGatatattttctttctttcttcaaaaCCAATCAAGAACTTTCAAGCACATGTAGCATACCTCGGGGATGACAATCTGATCAACATCTATGCTGTCAATGAGAGGAGTCCCCGGTCCATTCGAGAGATTGTTGTTCTGCCCGACACTAGTCATGAACTGCGGCTGCGATGAGCCTTGCCTCGGGCCACTCATACTCACTCTCTCCCGATGACACCCTGAAGCCGATGAGCTGCAAGCACAACACAAGGCGCAGTTATTTGTAGGTACGCTTTGCAATGGCGCTATCTCGCCCGCTTATAAGTACATAAAGAATATGCCTAGTGGAGGCGTAAGAAATCTTCCCGGCGGTAGGATTGCACTTGTAAGGACCATAGCCACTAACACGAGAAGATAAGGTAAACGAACATCAAGACCCGGAAACAGTGGACACCAAAAAGATACACCACAGAGTCACAGTGTGTGTGTACACAAAAGTGGCAATTTCAACCAATCTTGATCTGGCAATTGGGACGACGCTCTGAGGCCTGAGGCAAAGACATCTGCTTTTCAGACGGGGATATATATTCGTCCGCGCAAATTGGACGGCCGGGAGGTAAAGGGGGTTGAATGTGTGATTACCAACGCAGCATCGGGAATATAGAAACAATAAACAGTACCTAATAGTATCTGTTAGCAGTGGCTAATATTGAATTGCAAGCTTCAACGGCGACGTAGTAGCGCCAGCTTTATCCCATACGGAAGCTAAGCAATTGGAACGGGATCCTACGGGCATGTGGTGCAAGAGGGAGGTAAAATAATACTATATGGAAAGGGGTTTAGTGGAGCTTAATGGCGGCCGGGAGTGGCATGAGGTCATCAATCTCAGACGCCACGAACGAAAAGATGGCACTGAACCGTGAGGGTTAAGGAATCCGGGCAGTGATGGAGGATCCTCCTCATCGTAGATGAGAATGGTAAGAATTAACTAGGGAAAAGGATTGAGATCAAGAGCGGGGCTTGTGCGTGCATGCCGCATGCCTGCATCTCACTCCGAGATTCATTCCTAGAGAAATCCTTCCGCCTCCGTGGGAAAAAACTCCCGTCTTGCGGCGATCACGCCGATGGGATTACACGGAGCGAAACGAAAAAACAGAGTCCCGCGAGATGGGCGGCGGAAGCGTGCCCGGATCTGGGCGGCGCGAATTGCATGGCctggaggacggagagagagaggagagggcccgTGCCGGGCGTACCTGACTGACTTCGGgcggttgggcggcggcggcgggggggcggGAGGAGGGAGAGAAGGGCGGAGACGTCGCCGCCTCTTCTTACTTAAGTCTTCTCCTGCTCTGCTGCGGCCTCGCGTCTCCTGGCAGACAGAACAGGAGTCGCCGAGTGGAGTCCCGTGGTCCAGCACAGTCCTCCAAGGAAAGGAAGTACTACGTCTGGTCTGACACACGACCGGAGCCCGGGCGCCACGTCGCTCGCGGCCTGGCAGCCGTCGGGCCGGGGGAGCGCGGGACCGCGTCCGTCCGATCACGCCGCTCtgcttcttttttttttctctttggGCTG
This portion of the Triticum dicoccoides isolate Atlit2015 ecotype Zavitan chromosome 7A, WEW_v2.0, whole genome shotgun sequence genome encodes:
- the LOC119329292 gene encoding metal transporter Nramp3-like, giving the protein MSGPRQGSSQPQFMTSVGQNNNLSNGPGTPLIDSIDVDQIVIPEKNSWKNLFSYIGPGFLVSIAYIDPGNFETDLQAGAQYKYELLWIILIASCAALVIQSLAASLGVVTGKHLAEHCRDEYPKVTNFILWILAELAVVACDIPEVIGTAFALNMLFKIPIWCGVLITGLSTLMLLFLQQYGVRKLEFLIAFLVFLIATCFLVELGYSKPNSSEVVRGLFVPEIKGDGATGLAISLLGAMVMPHNLFLHSALVLSRKVPRSVHGIKEACRFYMIESAFALTVAFLINISIISVSGAVCSADNLNPEDRMNCNDLDLNKASFLLKNVLGNWSSKVFAIALLASGQSSTITGTYAGQYVMQGFLDLRMTPWLRNLLTRSLAIVPSLIVSLIGGSSAAGKLIIIASMILSFELPFALVPLLKFTSSKTKMGPHTNSRFISVLTWAIGSFIMVINIYFLITSFVRLLLHSGLSTVSQVFSGIFGFLGMLIYIAAILYLVFRKNRKCTLPLLESDAKLGDAGHTEGEGSLGHLPREDISSMQLPHQRPASDLD